One genomic segment of Ignavibacteriota bacterium includes these proteins:
- a CDS encoding N-acetyltransferase codes for MSTQNNYYVNQYAVVDDNVEIGEGTKIWHFTHVQSGAKIGKKCILGQNVNIANNVEIGNFVKIQNNVSVYEGVILEDYVFCGPSMVFTNILDPRSKYPQVGAEYYIKTLVKEGASLGANSTIVCGHTIGRFAFVGAGSVVTKDVPDFALVVGNPARIVGWYSEAGKKLKFDENGIAFCEKSSKTYKFENGVVKEI; via the coding sequence ATGTCAACTCAAAACAATTATTATGTTAACCAATACGCAGTAGTTGATGATAATGTTGAAATCGGTGAAGGCACCAAAATTTGGCATTTCACACATGTTCAAAGCGGTGCAAAAATTGGTAAAAAGTGCATACTCGGACAAAACGTAAACATCGCAAATAATGTTGAAATAGGTAACTTTGTAAAAATCCAAAACAACGTCTCTGTTTATGAAGGTGTAATATTGGAAGATTATGTCTTTTGCGGTCCTTCGATGGTGTTCACTAATATTTTAGATCCAAGAAGCAAATATCCCCAAGTCGGTGCGGAATATTATATCAAAACACTTGTAAAGGAAGGAGCATCACTGGGTGCAAATTCTACAATAGTGTGCGGACATACAATCGGCAGATTTGCGTTTGTCGGTGCCGGTTCTGTTGTCACGAAAGATGTCCCAGATTTTGCTCTCGTAGTAGGTAATCCCGCAAGAATAGTCGGTTGGTATAGTGAAGCCGGCAAGAAGTTAAAGTTTGATGAAAACGGAATTGCTTTTTGTGAAAAATCGAGTAAAACATACAAATTTGAAAATGGAGTTGTAAAAGAAATTTAG